Proteins encoded within one genomic window of Camelina sativa cultivar DH55 chromosome 19, Cs, whole genome shotgun sequence:
- the LOC104765623 gene encoding uncharacterized protein LOC104765623: protein MALQWLILSYVVAAEVAIAIILTFPYPMLLKKRIVSLVSLILNPAASVVAFSGFQLLDIYWKNEHRLMCSSEVCTTTERDRYEKSIYKAQRNVVLCAAGILLYWCIFRICKYHKDIERLEELEKRCKDE, encoded by the exons atggcatTGCAATGGCTGATTCTGTCGTACGTGGTTGCCGCCGAGGTAGCCATCGCCATCATCTTGACTTTCCCTTACCCAATGCTCCTGAAGAAACGCATCGTATCACTTGTCTCGCTCATACTCAATCCCGCCGCCTCCGTCGTCGCCTTCTCTGGATTTCAGCTCCTCG ATATATACTGGAAGAATGAGCATAGGCTAATGTGCTCATCTGAGGTTTGCACTACTACAGAACGTGATCGCTACGAGAAATCT ATCTATAAGGCTCAGAGGAATGTGGTTCTCTGTGCAGCTGGGATCCTTCTCTACTG GTGCATCTTCCGCATCTGCAAGTACCACAAAGATATTGAGCGTTTGGAGGAATTAGAGAAGAGATGCAAAGACGAGTAG